Proteins encoded within one genomic window of Castellaniella sp.:
- a CDS encoding Nramp family divalent metal transporter, which translates to MVDPVVNSASTPAPEIRSGNLPPVTYRDLPEPLSLKKVIGPSVLLLAGSIGSGEFVLWPYISTQTGMALVWLATIGILTQYFLNMEITRYTLATGETAVTGFTRLWKPWSWLFIIMAVIPWMWPGWATGSSTALTYAFGLSEGSIVPITIASLVLIGIILTVSPVVYRTVEKIQFFLVALIVLFMLYIIFGLLTGDSWSALFAGFTSEVPKIPDAIGELPIALLLGAIAFAGAGGVMNLAQSNWVRDKGMGMGALLPKIVSPITGEETTGASIGHFFPQDEANMRRWRAWWRVADREQFITFFVLGLLAIVLFMMLAYTYVGVGSKAQNFDFVRLLGETLNERVGSWGGPAFWLTGVVVLLSTNLTVLDMIGRIVADIAKANWLRDSKTWTESRLYFLVVWLMVVFGSVILLSGVSQPLLLLVIASALNGLVMFVYSVLLIQLNRCMLPRAIGLAGVRFVAILWAVVFYGGFSIYLLINQFGKLF; encoded by the coding sequence ATGGTAGACCCTGTTGTCAATTCTGCATCCACTCCCGCCCCCGAAATACGCAGCGGCAATCTCCCCCCCGTCACCTATCGCGATCTCCCAGAGCCCTTATCACTTAAAAAGGTCATTGGCCCCAGCGTATTGCTCTTGGCCGGGTCCATCGGTTCAGGTGAATTCGTTTTATGGCCCTATATTTCCACCCAAACCGGGATGGCGCTGGTATGGCTGGCCACCATCGGCATCCTGACCCAGTATTTCCTGAACATGGAGATTACCCGCTATACGCTGGCCACGGGCGAAACCGCCGTCACGGGGTTCACGCGCCTCTGGAAACCCTGGAGCTGGCTGTTCATCATCATGGCGGTCATCCCCTGGATGTGGCCAGGCTGGGCAACTGGCAGTTCCACGGCCCTGACCTATGCCTTCGGCCTGTCGGAAGGTTCAATTGTGCCAATCACCATCGCCTCGCTGGTCTTGATCGGAATCATTCTGACCGTCTCTCCGGTGGTTTACCGGACAGTCGAAAAAATCCAGTTTTTCCTGGTGGCCTTGATTGTCCTGTTCATGCTGTACATCATCTTCGGACTGCTCACCGGAGACTCCTGGTCTGCGCTGTTTGCGGGCTTCACCTCCGAAGTCCCCAAGATCCCAGACGCCATCGGCGAGCTGCCCATTGCCCTGTTGCTGGGGGCCATTGCATTTGCAGGCGCCGGAGGGGTCATGAACCTGGCTCAGTCCAACTGGGTGCGTGATAAAGGCATGGGCATGGGGGCCTTGCTGCCAAAAATCGTATCCCCGATCACCGGAGAAGAAACCACTGGTGCTTCCATTGGCCACTTCTTTCCCCAGGACGAAGCCAATATGCGCCGCTGGCGTGCTTGGTGGCGGGTTGCGGATCGCGAGCAGTTCATCACCTTCTTTGTGCTGGGCCTGCTGGCCATCGTCCTGTTCATGATGCTGGCATATACCTACGTAGGCGTCGGCAGCAAAGCCCAGAATTTCGACTTCGTGCGACTGCTGGGCGAGACCTTGAACGAAAGGGTCGGCAGCTGGGGCGGCCCCGCGTTCTGGCTGACTGGTGTGGTGGTGCTGCTGTCCACCAACCTGACCGTACTGGACATGATAGGCCGCATCGTGGCGGACATCGCCAAGGCCAATTGGCTGCGCGACAGCAAGACCTGGACCGAAAGCCGCCTGTATTTCCTGGTGGTCTGGCTGATGGTGGTTTTTGGCTCCGTCATCCTGCTCTCGGGCGTCAGCCAGCCGCTGCTATTGCTGGTGATTGCATCGGCACTGAACGGCCTGGTCATGTTTGTTTATTCAGTCTTGCTGATTCAACTGAATCGCTGCATGCTGCCTCGCGCAATCGGCCTGGCCGGCGTGCGTTTCGTGGCGATACTCTGGGCAGTGGTGTTCTACGGCGGATTTTCCATCTACCTGTTGATCAACCAGTTCGGCAAACTGTTCTAA
- the purD gene encoding phosphoribosylamine--glycine ligase, whose amino-acid sequence MKILVIGSGGREHALAWRLAQSPRVQKIYVAPGNGGTAQPPLIENLALQDTQALIDFARQEKIAYTVVGPEAPLAAGIVDAFRAAGLRIFGPTQAAAQLESSKDYAKAFMLRHGLPTAAYQTFTDAAQAKSFIQAQGAPIVIKADGLAAGKGVVVAQTLDEALQAIDNMLGADGAFGAAGARVVIEEFLSGEEASFIVMCDGQHVLPLATSQDHKRLLDADAGPNTGGMGAYSPAPIITPALHNRVMREIIQPAIQGMAKDGIPYTGFLYAGLMIGDGKDATRPLRVLEFNCRMGDPETQPIMLRIKNDLTEVFDHAIDGTLDQAEIDWDRRTAVGVVLAAAGYPEAPLKGTPITSMAPDTDTCITFHAGTLRQDNQLLTSGGRVLCVTALADSLRRAQQAAYDAVNQTLFEGRQYRHDIGWRALTHSKHD is encoded by the coding sequence ATGAAAATCCTGGTAATCGGCTCAGGGGGCCGCGAACACGCCCTGGCCTGGCGGCTGGCCCAATCACCCCGGGTCCAGAAGATCTACGTAGCCCCTGGCAACGGCGGTACCGCCCAGCCGCCTCTGATCGAGAACCTGGCCTTGCAAGACACTCAGGCACTGATCGATTTTGCCCGCCAGGAAAAAATCGCCTACACCGTGGTTGGCCCGGAGGCCCCGCTGGCCGCTGGGATCGTGGATGCGTTCCGGGCAGCCGGACTGCGTATTTTCGGCCCCACCCAGGCAGCCGCCCAGCTAGAAAGCTCCAAGGACTACGCCAAGGCCTTCATGCTGCGCCATGGCTTGCCCACCGCCGCCTACCAGACCTTTACTGACGCAGCCCAGGCAAAATCCTTTATCCAGGCACAAGGCGCACCCATTGTCATCAAGGCCGACGGCCTGGCCGCCGGCAAGGGCGTGGTCGTGGCCCAGACCCTGGATGAGGCGCTGCAGGCCATCGACAACATGCTGGGCGCAGACGGCGCATTCGGTGCCGCTGGCGCCCGGGTCGTCATCGAGGAATTCCTCAGTGGCGAAGAAGCCAGCTTCATCGTCATGTGCGACGGCCAGCACGTGCTGCCCCTGGCCACCAGCCAGGACCACAAGCGTCTGCTGGACGCCGATGCCGGCCCCAATACCGGCGGCATGGGGGCCTATTCCCCCGCGCCCATCATTACCCCGGCCCTGCATAATCGCGTCATGCGCGAAATCATCCAGCCTGCCATCCAAGGGATGGCAAAAGACGGCATCCCCTATACCGGGTTTTTGTATGCCGGCCTGATGATCGGCGATGGCAAGGACGCGACCCGCCCGCTCAGGGTCCTGGAATTTAACTGCCGCATGGGTGATCCCGAGACTCAGCCCATCATGCTGCGCATCAAGAACGATCTCACCGAGGTCTTTGACCACGCCATCGACGGCACGCTGGACCAAGCTGAAATCGATTGGGACCGCCGCACAGCCGTCGGTGTCGTGCTGGCGGCCGCCGGCTACCCCGAAGCCCCCCTGAAGGGCACCCCCATCACCAGCATGGCGCCCGATACGGACACTTGCATCACCTTTCATGCCGGCACTCTGCGTCAGGATAATCAGCTGCTGACCAGCGGCGGGCGGGTACTCTGCGTCACCGCCTTGGCTGACTCCCTGCGCCGCGCCCAACAGGCCGCCTACGATGCGGTCAACCAAACACTATTCGAAGGCCGCCAATACCGCCATGACATCGGTTGGCGTGCCCTGACCCACTCCAAACACGACTAG
- the rlmH gene encoding 23S rRNA (pseudouridine(1915)-N(3))-methyltransferase RlmH, with amino-acid sequence MKLRIYAVGTRMPAWVQAAWQDYTKRMPRECQIELHEIRPEPRTHGKTPAQLMQAEAQRIEAALPASPIWRVILDEHGQDLSTRALASHLETWREAGQDIALIIGGPDGLEPALKKTARQMLRLSSLTLPHPMVRVLLAEQLYRAWTILSGHPYHRE; translated from the coding sequence ATGAAACTGCGCATCTATGCCGTCGGCACCCGCATGCCAGCCTGGGTGCAAGCTGCATGGCAGGACTACACCAAGCGCATGCCGCGCGAATGTCAGATCGAACTGCACGAAATCCGTCCAGAACCCCGGACACATGGCAAAACACCTGCTCAACTGATGCAGGCAGAGGCCCAACGCATCGAGGCCGCCCTGCCCGCGTCGCCAATCTGGCGGGTGATTCTGGACGAGCACGGTCAGGACCTGAGCACCCGGGCTCTGGCCAGCCACCTGGAAACCTGGCGCGAAGCCGGCCAGGATATTGCGCTGATCATCGGCGGCCCGGATGGTCTGGAGCCCGCTCTGAAAAAAACCGCCCGCCAGATGCTGCGCCTGTCGTCACTCACCCTGCCCCACCCGATGGTGCGCGTTTTACTGGCCGAGCAACTGTACCGTGCCTGGACCATCTTGTCCGGCCACCCCTATCACCGCGAATAG
- a CDS encoding DMT family transporter: MNSRQAQFAIHTTAVLFGLTGIFGELIQASATLITAGRATLAAIALLLYIRHTGHRMSMPRGRAWLPLGLAGLMLAIHWISFFVAVKIGGIAIATLGFASFPAFITLLEGMLFHERTRLPEWLVVMLITFGLVLVTPRFDLQDQATTGLVWAVLSGLAFALFTLANRKAVTQHSAHELACWENLIVAALTLPWCLTEFADLRQIDWLWLLMLGVLCTALSHTLLVSSLSRLNARSAGIVIALEPVYAIAFAAILFAQYPSERALLGGAIIIVTIVWAGLRRPSPS; the protein is encoded by the coding sequence ATGAATTCCCGCCAGGCCCAGTTCGCCATCCACACCACCGCCGTCCTGTTTGGCTTGACCGGCATCTTCGGCGAACTCATCCAGGCCAGCGCCACCCTGATCACGGCAGGCAGAGCCACGCTGGCCGCCATCGCCCTGTTGCTCTATATCCGCCACACGGGGCATCGCATGTCCATGCCGCGTGGACGCGCCTGGCTGCCCCTGGGCTTGGCCGGGCTCATGTTGGCCATCCACTGGATCAGTTTTTTCGTGGCGGTCAAGATCGGCGGCATCGCAATTGCCACCCTGGGATTTGCCAGCTTTCCCGCCTTCATCACCTTGCTGGAGGGCATGCTTTTCCACGAGCGCACGCGCCTGCCCGAATGGCTGGTCGTGATGCTGATCACCTTCGGCTTGGTCCTGGTGACTCCCCGCTTCGATTTGCAGGATCAGGCCACAACCGGCTTGGTCTGGGCCGTGCTGTCCGGACTGGCGTTTGCCCTATTCACCCTGGCCAACCGCAAGGCCGTGACGCAGCACTCGGCCCATGAGCTGGCCTGTTGGGAAAACCTGATCGTGGCGGCCTTGACCTTGCCCTGGTGCCTGACGGAATTCGCGGACTTGCGCCAGATCGACTGGCTGTGGCTGCTGATGCTGGGGGTGCTGTGCACCGCCCTGTCGCACACGCTGCTGGTCTCCAGCCTCAGCCGCCTGAACGCCCGATCCGCCGGCATCGTCATCGCCCTGGAACCCGTCTATGCCATTGCATTTGCAGCAATTCTATTTGCCCAATATCCCAGCGAAAGAGCGCTCTTGGGCGGGGCCATCATCATCGTCACCATCGTCTGGGCGGGCCTGCGGCGACCATCACCAAGCTGA
- the nadD gene encoding nicotinate (nicotinamide) nucleotide adenylyltransferase — protein sequence MAVKPQVGLLGGSFDPVHTAHIGLALAAIQALSLEQVQLLPAGLPWQKGQLGASANDRLAMLRLASSPYPQLHINPIELQRSGATYTIDTLTALPDSAQYTWIMGADQLANFCNWHRWRDIIQYVRLAVAQRPGTTLTIPPSLEQLLPDEGLVRIPFPPQDIAASTIRLALAQGQTHIPELDPLVLDYIHTHQLYQQPSIPGA from the coding sequence ATGGCTGTAAAGCCTCAGGTGGGCCTGCTGGGGGGCAGTTTCGATCCCGTCCATACGGCCCATATTGGCCTGGCGCTGGCAGCAATCCAGGCACTATCCCTGGAACAAGTTCAGTTACTGCCTGCCGGACTGCCTTGGCAAAAAGGCCAATTAGGCGCCTCGGCCAATGACCGTCTCGCCATGCTGCGCCTGGCCAGCAGCCCCTACCCCCAGTTGCATATCAACCCCATCGAGCTCCAGCGCAGTGGCGCTACTTATACAATCGACACCCTGACGGCGCTGCCTGACAGCGCCCAATACACCTGGATCATGGGTGCCGATCAGTTGGCGAACTTCTGCAACTGGCACCGCTGGCGCGATATTATCCAGTATGTGCGCCTGGCCGTGGCTCAACGGCCAGGCACAACATTAACCATCCCGCCTTCTTTGGAACAACTCCTGCCCGACGAAGGCCTGGTCCGCATCCCATTCCCTCCTCAGGATATTGCGGCATCCACCATCCGCCTGGCTCTGGCCCAAGGCCAGACCCATATTCCAGAGCTCGATCCCCTGGTGCTGGACTATATCCACACCCATCAGCTCTATCAACAGCCCTCTATTCCAGGCGCCTAA
- the rng gene encoding ribonuclease G, translating into MNHSEDILINVTPFETRVALTVQGVVQELHIERSIQRGHVGNLYLGRVARVLPGMQSAFVDIGLERAAFIHVADLRQNRHSRNSGDHTPQTPIEKLLFEGQSLLVQVIKDPIGTKGARLSTHISIAGRMLVYLPHEPHIGVSQRIDKEAERTALRDRLVALCLDDETGGYIVRTQAEGASDIELAADMNYLRTLWANIQIRIRQVPASSVVYTELTLAQRVLRDMVGPETGSITVDSRSVTQELRSWAERYTPSVTDRIHHYHGNRPLFDTANVDEEISRALSRRVDLKSGGYLIIDQTEALTTVDVNTGGYVGGRNFDDTIFKTNLEAAVTIARQLRLRNLGGIIVLDFIDMDDSDHQASVLAELHKALSYDRTRVTVSGFSQLGLVEMTRKRTRDSLAHQLCEPCPTCQSRGSVRTPRTLCYEILREILREARQFDPKEFRVIAAQSVIDLFLEEESQHLAMLGDFIGKPISLTVEVGYAQEQYDLVLM; encoded by the coding sequence ATGAACCACAGCGAAGACATCCTCATTAACGTTACTCCTTTTGAAACCAGAGTCGCCCTGACGGTGCAGGGAGTGGTCCAGGAATTACACATAGAGCGCAGCATCCAGCGCGGCCATGTAGGCAACCTGTACCTGGGCCGGGTGGCCCGTGTGCTGCCAGGCATGCAAAGTGCATTCGTGGATATCGGCCTGGAACGTGCTGCCTTTATCCATGTGGCGGACTTGCGCCAAAACCGCCATAGCCGCAATAGTGGCGACCACACCCCGCAGACGCCGATTGAAAAGCTGCTGTTCGAGGGGCAATCTTTATTGGTGCAGGTGATCAAGGACCCCATCGGCACCAAGGGCGCGCGCCTATCCACCCACATCAGCATCGCGGGGCGCATGCTGGTCTACCTGCCACACGAACCCCACATTGGGGTATCCCAGCGCATTGACAAGGAAGCCGAACGTACGGCGCTGCGCGACCGCCTGGTTGCGTTGTGTCTGGACGATGAGACGGGCGGCTATATCGTGCGCACCCAGGCCGAAGGTGCCAGCGACATCGAGCTGGCGGCCGACATGAATTATCTGCGCACTTTATGGGCGAACATCCAGATCCGAATCCGCCAGGTGCCGGCCTCCTCGGTGGTTTATACCGAACTGACCCTGGCGCAACGGGTGCTGCGTGACATGGTCGGCCCGGAGACCGGGTCCATTACGGTGGATTCGCGTTCTGTCACCCAAGAGCTCAGAAGCTGGGCTGAACGCTACACCCCATCTGTCACAGATCGCATCCATCATTATCACGGCAACAGGCCTTTGTTCGATACCGCCAACGTAGACGAGGAAATCTCACGGGCGCTGTCTCGTCGGGTAGACCTGAAATCTGGTGGTTATCTGATTATTGACCAAACCGAAGCATTGACGACCGTGGACGTCAATACCGGGGGTTATGTGGGTGGGCGCAATTTCGATGACACCATCTTCAAGACCAATCTGGAAGCGGCCGTGACGATTGCCCGGCAATTGCGGCTGCGCAATCTGGGCGGCATCATTGTGCTGGATTTCATTGATATGGATGACTCGGACCATCAGGCATCCGTACTGGCCGAGCTACACAAGGCTCTGTCCTATGACCGTACCCGCGTGACGGTCAGCGGCTTCAGTCAGCTGGGGCTGGTGGAAATGACGCGCAAGCGCACCCGGGATTCATTGGCGCACCAGCTGTGCGAGCCCTGCCCTACTTGCCAGTCGCGCGGCTCGGTACGCACCCCCCGCACCCTCTGCTACGAGATCCTGCGCGAAATCCTGCGCGAAGCGCGGCAATTCGATCCCAAGGAGTTCCGCGTGATTGCCGCGCAGTCGGTGATCGATTTGTTCCTGGAAGAAGAAAGCCAGCATCTGGCGATGCTGGGCGACTTCATTGGCAAGCCAATTTCATTGACGGTGGAAGTCGGCTATGCCCAAGAACAATACGATCTGGTCTTGATGTGA
- the pyk gene encoding pyruvate kinase codes for MVTPRRRTKIVATLGPATSSPERIQDLILAGLDVARMNFSHGSADDHRQRVRLVREIAAKNDRHVAIMGDLQGPKIRIARFTDGQIELQVGEPFTLSIQHPLDGGTQRIVGIEYPPLVQDCTPGDELLLDDGRVILQVDSVDEYAVHTTVTVGGPLSNNKGINRRGGGISAPSLTDKDRQDIHLAAELQLDYVAVSFPRSGADIEQARRLVREAGSQAWIIAKIERAEAVADDAAMDDLIRASDGVMVARGDLGVEIGDARLVGIQKRIIQHARTLNKLVITATQMMESMIASPIPTRAEVSDVANAVLDYTDAVMLSAESASGQYPVEAVQAMARICLGAEQEPTSVKSHHRMGETFSRCDETIALASMYAANHFPGVKAIISLTESGHTPLIMSRIRSGVPIYCYTRHEATQRRAALFRGVYTVPFDAASLPPAQISAAAIDILRQRGLLQSGDWIILTKGDFYSDSGGTNGLKILRVA; via the coding sequence ATGGTTACCCCTCGCCGTCGTACCAAGATTGTCGCCACTCTCGGGCCTGCAACATCCAGCCCCGAACGCATCCAGGATTTGATCTTGGCCGGGTTGGATGTGGCACGCATGAACTTCTCTCATGGCTCAGCCGATGATCACCGTCAGCGCGTCCGGCTGGTGCGCGAAATCGCGGCAAAAAACGATCGCCACGTCGCCATCATGGGCGACCTGCAAGGCCCAAAGATCCGGATTGCCCGCTTTACCGACGGTCAGATCGAACTGCAGGTGGGTGAACCCTTCACCCTCTCCATCCAGCACCCTTTGGATGGCGGCACCCAGCGCATCGTCGGCATCGAATACCCACCCCTGGTACAGGACTGCACCCCCGGCGACGAACTCCTGCTGGATGATGGCCGGGTCATCCTGCAGGTCGATTCCGTGGACGAATATGCGGTGCACACCACCGTGACCGTCGGCGGGCCGCTCTCCAACAACAAAGGCATCAACCGTCGCGGTGGCGGCATCTCCGCCCCTAGCCTGACAGACAAGGATCGCCAGGACATCCATCTGGCCGCCGAACTCCAGCTGGATTATGTCGCAGTCTCGTTTCCACGCAGCGGGGCCGACATAGAACAAGCCCGTCGCCTGGTGCGCGAAGCCGGCAGCCAGGCCTGGATCATCGCCAAGATCGAACGTGCCGAGGCTGTCGCCGACGATGCAGCCATGGACGACCTGATCCGGGCCAGCGACGGCGTCATGGTGGCGCGCGGTGACCTGGGGGTGGAAATCGGCGATGCCCGCCTGGTCGGCATCCAGAAACGCATCATCCAGCACGCCCGCACCCTGAATAAACTGGTGATCACGGCCACGCAGATGATGGAATCCATGATCGCCAGCCCCATCCCCACCCGAGCCGAAGTCTCGGATGTGGCAAACGCGGTGCTGGACTACACCGATGCCGTGATGTTGTCGGCTGAGTCCGCCTCCGGGCAATACCCAGTCGAAGCCGTACAAGCCATGGCACGCATCTGCCTGGGCGCCGAGCAAGAACCCACCAGTGTCAAATCTCACCACCGCATGGGCGAAACTTTTTCCCGGTGCGACGAGACCATAGCCCTGGCCAGCATGTACGCCGCCAATCATTTCCCCGGCGTCAAGGCCATCATCAGCCTGACCGAGAGCGGTCATACTCCCCTGATCATGTCGCGCATCCGCTCGGGCGTGCCGATCTATTGCTATACCCGCCACGAGGCCACCCAGCGGCGGGCAGCCCTGTTCCGGGGGGTATATACGGTGCCATTTGACGCAGCCTCTTTGCCGCCAGCTCAGATCAGCGCAGCCGCCATCGATATTCTGCGCCAGCGCGGCCTGCTGCAATCAGGCGACTGGATCATCCTGACCAAGGGCGACTTCTACAGCGACAGCGGCGGCACCAACGGCCTGAAAATCCTACGAGTCGCCTGA
- a CDS encoding Maf family protein, which translates to MPPGFILLASASPRRHEILDLLGITHGILRVPAPEGPDEPQLVGETAEDYVRRTARDKAVQAMQWLAAGGAPPDIPSNWPVDWRQAPILCADTTVILDGDVLGKPVDLDDAGAMLRRLSGRTHQVHTAVVLAVHGQLHETCQVSQVSFQILNAQEITQYCATHEPLGKAGSYAIQGRAAAFITHLSGSHSGVMGLPAHETLQLLKAWQATA; encoded by the coding sequence ATGCCGCCGGGGTTTATCCTGCTGGCCTCGGCCAGCCCTCGGCGCCATGAAATCCTGGATCTCCTGGGAATCACGCACGGTATCTTGCGCGTACCCGCCCCCGAAGGCCCGGATGAGCCCCAACTGGTCGGAGAAACCGCAGAAGACTACGTCCGACGCACGGCCCGCGACAAGGCCGTGCAGGCCATGCAGTGGCTGGCTGCGGGTGGCGCGCCACCGGACATTCCGTCCAACTGGCCCGTCGACTGGCGCCAGGCGCCGATTCTGTGTGCCGATACCACCGTCATCCTGGACGGCGACGTATTGGGCAAACCCGTGGATCTTGACGACGCCGGCGCTATGTTGCGCCGACTATCCGGGCGCACCCACCAGGTACATACTGCCGTTGTCCTGGCGGTTCACGGCCAACTGCACGAGACCTGCCAAGTCAGCCAAGTCAGTTTCCAGATATTAAACGCCCAGGAAATCACCCAATACTGCGCCACCCACGAACCCCTGGGCAAAGCAGGCAGCTACGCAATCCAGGGCCGTGCTGCGGCCTTCATCACCCACCTGTCGGGCAGCCACAGCGGCGTCATGGGCCTGCCTGCCCACGAGACCTTGCAACTGCTGAAAGCATGGCAGGCCACTGCCTAG
- a CDS encoding YebC/PmpR family DNA-binding transcriptional regulator has translation MAGHSKWANIQHRKGRQDAKRGKLWTKIIREITVAARAGGPDPDANPALRLAWDKATAANMPKDNILRAIQRGAGGADDANYEEIRYEGYGIGGAALIIDCMTDNRQRTVSEVRHTLSKHGGNLGQDGCVAFMFQHCGQFIFGPGTSEDQVMEVALDNGADDVQSDDEGVIEVTCEPGQYPALKLALDQAGLNAEVHGIVMKALSEVQLQGEDAERMQKIIDLLEGLDDVQEVYTTAVLDEAE, from the coding sequence ATGGCCGGACACAGCAAGTGGGCGAACATCCAGCACCGCAAAGGTCGCCAAGACGCGAAACGCGGGAAGCTCTGGACAAAAATCATTCGTGAAATCACCGTGGCAGCACGCGCTGGCGGCCCCGACCCGGATGCCAACCCGGCTCTGCGCCTGGCCTGGGACAAGGCCACCGCTGCCAACATGCCCAAGGACAACATCCTGCGGGCCATCCAGCGGGGCGCCGGTGGCGCCGACGACGCCAACTACGAAGAAATCCGCTACGAAGGCTACGGCATTGGCGGCGCAGCCCTGATCATCGACTGCATGACAGACAACCGCCAGCGCACCGTCTCCGAAGTCCGGCATACCCTCAGCAAACACGGCGGCAACCTCGGCCAGGACGGCTGCGTGGCCTTCATGTTCCAGCACTGCGGACAATTCATCTTCGGCCCCGGCACCTCCGAGGATCAGGTCATGGAAGTCGCCCTGGACAATGGCGCCGACGACGTTCAGTCCGACGACGAAGGCGTCATCGAGGTCACCTGCGAACCCGGCCAGTACCCCGCCCTGAAACTGGCGCTAGATCAGGCCGGACTCAATGCCGAAGTCCACGGCATTGTCATGAAGGCCCTCTCCGAGGTCCAACTACAAGGCGAAGACGCCGAGCGCATGCAAAAAATCATTGATCTGCTCGAAGGCCTGGACGATGTCCAAGAGGTCTACACCACTGCCGTGCTGGACGAGGCCGAATGA
- the rsfS gene encoding ribosome silencing factor, whose product MNLQKQQRLVIDALEDTKAQDIQIFNTTALTGLFDRVIIASGTSNRQTRAMARHVADQAKKDGLQVVAFEGEDTGEWVLLDLGDIVVHCMQPAIRSYYNLEEIWGAHPVRVKLLSTGPAQASWTGDDDVEE is encoded by the coding sequence ATGAATCTGCAAAAACAACAACGCCTCGTAATCGACGCCCTGGAAGACACCAAGGCCCAGGACATCCAGATCTTCAACACCACCGCCCTGACCGGCCTGTTCGACCGGGTCATCATCGCCAGCGGCACATCCAACCGCCAGACCCGCGCAATGGCCAGGCACGTCGCCGATCAGGCCAAGAAAGACGGCCTGCAGGTCGTCGCCTTCGAAGGCGAGGACACCGGCGAATGGGTGCTGCTCGACTTGGGCGACATCGTCGTGCACTGCATGCAGCCTGCCATCCGCAGCTACTACAACCTCGAAGAAATCTGGGGCGCTCATCCGGTGCGCGTGAAGCTCCTGTCCACGGGTCCAGCCCAGGCATCCTGGACCGGTGACGACGACGTCGAGGAATGA
- the hemF gene encoding oxygen-dependent coproporphyrinogen oxidase produces MHVPVEQVHTYFSGLQARIVAGLEALEGAAFGSDAWTRTEGGGGLTRYCEDGAVFERAGVLFSHVQGHTLPPSASAHRPDLAGRSWEAMGVSMVLHPRNPHVPTTHMNVRMFVAHGTKAEQDVFWFGGGLDLTPYYLVEADARHFHQVCHDAVSPYGDDKYPQYKAWCDDYFKLKHRQETRGVGGLFFDDLNVPDFDTSFALTQSVGDCFLAAYVPIVQARQNTAYGERERAFQAYRRGRYVEFNLVYDRGTLFGLQSGGRTESILLSMPPMAQWRYSWTPEPGSPEAALSAYLTPRTWL; encoded by the coding sequence ATGCATGTTCCCGTTGAGCAGGTTCACACATACTTTTCTGGGCTGCAAGCCCGCATTGTTGCAGGGCTGGAAGCGCTGGAAGGGGCTGCCTTTGGCAGCGATGCCTGGACCCGCACCGAAGGCGGCGGCGGCCTGACCCGCTATTGCGAGGACGGGGCTGTATTCGAACGCGCCGGCGTACTGTTCAGTCATGTCCAGGGCCATACCTTGCCGCCCTCGGCCAGCGCCCACCGGCCCGACTTGGCCGGACGCAGCTGGGAGGCCATGGGGGTTTCAATGGTCTTGCATCCCCGTAACCCGCACGTCCCCACGACACACATGAACGTCCGGATGTTCGTTGCGCACGGCACCAAAGCAGAACAAGATGTGTTCTGGTTCGGTGGCGGACTGGACCTGACCCCCTATTATTTGGTTGAAGCTGACGCCCGGCATTTTCACCAGGTCTGCCACGACGCAGTCAGCCCCTATGGCGACGACAAATACCCGCAATACAAAGCCTGGTGCGATGACTACTTCAAGCTCAAGCACCGCCAGGAAACCCGCGGCGTGGGCGGGCTGTTCTTCGATGATCTGAATGTGCCGGATTTTGACACCAGCTTTGCCCTGACCCAATCCGTTGGCGACTGCTTCCTGGCGGCCTACGTCCCCATCGTCCAGGCACGCCAGAACACGGCTTATGGCGAACGCGAGCGCGCATTCCAGGCCTATCGCCGGGGACGCTATGTCGAATTCAACCTGGTCTATGACCGTGGCACCCTGTTTGGCCTGCAGTCAGGCGGGCGCACCGAGTCCATCCTGTTATCCATGCCGCCCATGGCCCAATGGCGCTATAGCTGGACCCCGGAACCAGGTTCTCCAGAAGCTGCCCTGTCGGCCTATCTCACCCCGCGCACATGGCTGTAA